Proteins from a single region of Nocardioides anomalus:
- a CDS encoding acyl-CoA thioester hydrolase/BAAT C-terminal domain-containing protein, which yields MVPDTDPVEFVGMYEQSLETHADRVPAARIPVERIDGEVLLVAGGDDRLWPSCDFAEHIVDRRAAAGRRTELVTHPRAGHRVVLPGEQPAPPSHLVHGGTPEADAALGALVWPHLEELLAA from the coding sequence GTGGTCCCGGACACCGACCCGGTCGAGTTCGTGGGGATGTACGAGCAGTCCCTGGAGACCCACGCCGACCGCGTGCCCGCCGCCCGCATCCCCGTGGAGCGCATCGACGGCGAGGTGCTGCTCGTGGCCGGCGGCGACGACCGGCTCTGGCCGTCGTGCGACTTCGCCGAGCACATCGTGGACCGCCGGGCCGCGGCCGGGCGCCGCACCGAGCTGGTCACCCACCCCCGCGCCGGTCACCGGGTCGTGCTGCCGGGGGAGCAGCCGGCCCCGCCGTCGCACCTGGTCCACGGCGGCACGCCCGAGGCCGACGCCGCCCTCGGCGCGCTGGTCTGGCCGCACCTCGAGGAGCTGCTCGCCGCCTGA